Proteins co-encoded in one Corylus avellana chromosome ca9, CavTom2PMs-1.0 genomic window:
- the LOC132191744 gene encoding calmodulin binding protein PICBP-like, with product MNLEGQVITTISVYKSRYLHVPFSTVFKLVNGPKTNSNNLEAGAHCDCTSSAESEMMSVSNESSFYQNQDSSDRGGTEPKRKLKKFRSIKLSRLPSLRSSSTRRSKLRQLSDASPNYMKATNSSDARKESLQNSMTMSSRRSSLKPGQSLTRMSSMKFKRNLMSKSSEGTELQRKVKKSRSIKQASSSTRSVESGYQASPHNSESSFSSNHRQNRKKLSDPKPKSAFSGNKSVRIMKRSSSLKPVKVLTKMGTFKSNKPSMRKCSEISKATCSSTLKDSKIPGSLELQPEKICPYSYCSLHGHHHNASPPLKRFVSMRRRLLKTQMSMKRESQFRKGKRSLNMKKGIQAKEMFHNVKEKAGGDFSVNGNDVEHKMQSKNQKYIKVWHSIYKHALVDIGRKVENKIPLDGLESEEQVEDTNNCGSSEGLSEADHQKNELTQLDAIKLVQEAFDEILLQEFHDQSSDDQSITSRRSSDQVKGVEWSISASSEPAKDNMVENAEETLQEGDSISTPKEEKSDKRRPKSWSKLKSLILLKRFVKALEKVRNFNPRKPQYLSLKPDPEAEKVNLRHQTTDSRKNAEEWMLDNALQQVISKLAPAQKRKVVLLVEAFEKILPLPEIETAQMSNAAVCTQANPLQACNGSSIQSREEQQTPPLKFSELRETSLECSCIKAEQEITNEDWEEKQIIAINLDRVDDKFILADNQPDSIISCSPEGIVSTCDEVVRENGKVSIGVSSSSELCNHGSESECKDSENTILVSAPCEQSDRYGIPNSENYVESKAINSVANKAWLEKKKNMKLWHLVYNHMASGIAAKDGANPQLDEAGKEEQEVDDSDSNSLPETSTSNSCQNVSEMDMDNSIEAIKLIEEAIDEIPLPEEEGDDTEKPFISNCKDSEKDSSFTKSGKTDPEEEKTEMKVEKKSNQQMPRKWSILKKLILLNRFIKGLEKVRKFNPRKPQYLPLEQDPEGEKVHLRHLDMDQRKKAEEWMLDYALQQVVAKLTPLRKRKVELLVQAFESVSPTIGS from the exons ATGAATCTGGAAGGCCAAGTCATTACCACTATTTCTGTGTACAAGTCAAGGTATCTCCACGTCCCTTTCTCAACGGTATTCAAACTTGTTAACGGGCCAA AAACGAATTCTAACAATCTTGAAGCTGGTGCTCATTGTGATTGTACGAGTTCTGCAGAATCTGAGATGATGTCAGTATCCAACGAGTCGTCTTTTTATCAGAATCAGGACAGCAGTGACAGGGGAGGAACAGAGCCAAAGAGGAAGCTGAAGAAATTCAGATCAATCAAGCTCTCAAGATTGCCAAGCCTAAGATCATCATCCACAAGACGATCAAAATTACGGCAGTTATCAGATGCATCGCCGAATTATATGAAGGCCACAAACAGTTCAGATGCAAGGAAGGAAAGTTTGCAG AATTCAATGACAATGTCGTCAAGGAGATCAAGTTTGAAGCCTGGGCAGAGTTTGACAAGAATGTCTAGCATGAAATTCAAGAGGAATTTGATGAGCAAAAGCTCTGAAGGGACTGAGTTGCAGAGGAAAGTGAAGAAGTCAAGATCAATCAAGCAGGCAAGTTCATCCACAAGAAGCGTGGAATCTGGCTATCAGGCAAGTCCCCATAATTCCGAATCCAGTTTTAGTAGCAATCATCgccaaaataggaaaaaattaaGTGATCCAAAGCCAAAATCTGCCTTTTCTGGTAATAAATCTGTGAGAATTATGAAAAGGTCATCGAGTTTGAAGCCTGTGAAAGTCTTAACAAAAATGGGAACTTTCAAATCAAACAAGCCTTCCATGAGGAAATGTTCTGAAATATCTAAGGCTACCTGTTCTTCAACTCTCAAGGATTCCAAAATCCCAGGCTCCTTGGAGCTTCAGCCTGAAAAGATTTGTCCTTATAGTTATTGCTCTCTTCATGGTCATCACCACAATGCTTCACCTCCATTGAAGCGCTTTGTTTCTATGAGGCGGCGCTTGTTGAAGACCCAGATGAGCATGAAACGAGAGAGTCAATTTCGTAAAGGCAAACGCTCTCTGAATATGAAGAAAGGAATTCAGGCAAAGGAAATGTTTCATAATGTTAAAGAAAAAGCAGGCGGGGATTTCTCTGTAAATGGAAATGATGTAGAACACAAAATGCAGTCTAAAAATCAGAAGTATATCAAAGTGTGGCACTCAATATATAAGCATGCATTAGTAGATATCGGCCGAAAAGTCGAAAACAAGATTCCTCTAGATGGATTGGAAAGTGAAGAACAAGTGGAAGATACCAACAACTGTGGTTCTTCTGAGGGTCTTTCTGAAGCAGACCACCAAAAGAATGAGCTCACCCAGCTTGATGCCATTAAGCTGGTACAAGAAGCTTTTGATGAAATCCTTCTGCAAGAATTTCATGACCAATCTTCTGATGATCAATCAATAACAAGCAGAAGAAGTTCAGACCAAGTTAAGGGTGTGGAATGGAGCATCTCAGCTTCCAGTGAGCCTGCTAAAGACAATATGGTAGAAAATGCAGAAGAAACATTGCAGGAAGGTGATAGTATTAGTACTCCCAAAGAAGAGAAATCTGACAAGAGAAGGCCCAAAAGCTGGAGCAAACTGAAAAGCTTAATCCTGCTCAAGAGATTTGTCAAGGCATTGGAGAAGGTGAGGAATTTCAACCCCCGGAAGCCACAATATCTGTCCTTGAAGCCTGATCCGGAAGCAGAAAAGGTCAATCTGAGGCACCAAACAACAGACAGCAGAAAAAACGCTGAGGAATGGATGCTTGATAATGCACTTCAACAGGTCATTTCTAAGCTAGCTCCAGCTCAAAAACGAAAAGTAGTACTTCTTGTTGAAGCTTTTGAGAAAATTCTTCCTCTGCCAGAAATTGAAACTGCCCAGATGTCCAATGCAGCAGTTTGCACTCAAGCAAATCCCCTTCAAGCCTGTAATGGTTCCTCAATTCAAAGCAGAGAAGAACAGCAGACTCCTCCACTGAAATTTTCTGAGCTCAGAGAAACCAGTTTGGAATGTAGTTGCATTAAAGCAGAACAGGAAATTACCAACGAAGACTGGGAGGAAAAGCAAATTATTGCCATCAATCTTGATAGGGTGGACGATAAATTCATTCTTGCTGATAATCAACCTGATTCCATCATTAGTTGTTCACCAGAGGGCATTGTAAGCACCTGTGATGAAGTAGTTCGAGAGAATGGAAAAGTCTCCATAGGAGTTAGTTCAAGTTCAGAACTCTGCAACCATGGTTCTGAATCAGAATGCAAAGATTCAGAGAATACCATTTTAGTCAGTGCACCTTGTGAACAATCTGATAGGTATGGTATACCAAACTCAGAAAATTATGTGGAATCAAAAGCAATTAACAGTGTAGCAAATAAGGCCTggttggaaaaaaagaaaaacatgaagCTGTGGCACTTGGTGTATAATCACATGGCATCAGGCATTGCAGCAAAAGATGGAGCCAACCCACAACTTGATGAAGCAGgtaaagaagaacaagaagtgGATGATTCTGATTCCAACTCATTGCCTGAAACAAGCACTTCCAATTCTTGTCAGAATGTCTCTGAAATGGATATGGATAACAGTATTGAAGCCATTAAGCTGATAGAAGAAGCGATTGATGAAATCCCTCTTCCAGAAGAGGAAGGTGATGACACAGAGAAACCATTCATCTCAAATTGCAAAGATTCTGAGAAAGACAGCAGCTTCACCAAATCCGGCAAAACAGATCCAGAAGAAGAGAAGACAGAAATGAAGGTGGAAAAGAAATCTAACCAGCAAATGCCAAGAAAATGGAGCATTCTGAAGAAGTTGATCCTGCTTAATAGATTCATCAAGGGATTGGAAAAAGTAAGGAAATTTAATCCACGGAAGCCACAATATCTGCCTTTGGAGCAGGACCCAGAAGGAGAAAAAGTTCATTTAAGGCATCTGGACATGgatcaaagaaaaaaagcagAGGAATGGATGCTTGATTATGCACTTCAACAGGTTGTAGCCAAACTAACCCcactaaggaaaagaaaagttgaACTTCTTGTACAAGCTTTTGAATCAGTCAGTCCAACCATTGGGAGTTGA
- the LOC132192185 gene encoding protein GAST1 isoform X2, whose amino-acid sequence MHSNVHCSYGAAFSSRSEPLEIEAPTPQPQESSHYMIPTHGITQGSLQPQECGPRCTQRCSKTAFKKPCMFFCQKCCAKCLCVPQGTYGNKESCPCYNNWKTKRGGPKCP is encoded by the exons ATGCATTCTAATGTTCACTGTAGTTATGGCGCTGCATTTAGTAGTAGATCAGAACCAT TGGAAATTGAGGCTCCAACCCCTCAGCCCCAAGAAAGTAGCCACTACATGATCCCCACG CATGGCATCACCCAAGGCAGCCTTCAACCTCAAG AGTGTGGTCCAAGATGCACACAAAGATGCTCAAAAACAGCATTCAAGAAGCCATGCATGTTCTTCTGCCAAAAGTGCTGTGCTAAGTGCTTGTGTGTGCCTCAGGGAACTTATGGCAACAAGGAATCCTGCCCTTGCTACAATAATTGGAAGACCAAGAGAGGAGGCCCCAAATGcccttga
- the LOC132192185 gene encoding protein GAST1 isoform X1 has product MAKKICILMFTVVMALHLVVDQNHAVEIEAPTPQPQESSHYMIPTHGITQGSLQPQECGPRCTQRCSKTAFKKPCMFFCQKCCAKCLCVPQGTYGNKESCPCYNNWKTKRGGPKCP; this is encoded by the exons ATGGCAAAGAAGATATGCATTCTAATGTTCACTGTAGTTATGGCGCTGCATTTAGTAGTAGATCAGAACCAT GCAGTGGAAATTGAGGCTCCAACCCCTCAGCCCCAAGAAAGTAGCCACTACATGATCCCCACG CATGGCATCACCCAAGGCAGCCTTCAACCTCAAG AGTGTGGTCCAAGATGCACACAAAGATGCTCAAAAACAGCATTCAAGAAGCCATGCATGTTCTTCTGCCAAAAGTGCTGTGCTAAGTGCTTGTGTGTGCCTCAGGGAACTTATGGCAACAAGGAATCCTGCCCTTGCTACAATAATTGGAAGACCAAGAGAGGAGGCCCCAAATGcccttga